Proteins encoded within one genomic window of Microbacterium sp. zg-B185:
- a CDS encoding AAA family ATPase, translated as MSIADVSAEEQVESGRTIPVRFTALELTNFLSYKHARLELADLIALVGPNASGKSNLVAAIKLLREIPIHGLPVALARRGGFDQLRHRSSGHPYDPSLRIEFHTIGSDRESFYEIKLGAVNPRSYRVKSEVAQVWIGDRRFSLSSDGSKVTSEEPDEESKSGIRRHTFPVPPGQSAMSASGGFAGFIVSQVLQTMQTVEINPAMVADLQLPSSQRDFEPDGSNATSLFELLSPESRAELIDELSALVPGIVRVEIQRLADRQTFRFTQSQESGNRAFYAKQMSDGTLRAFSILLAMKQPARPNLLVIEEPEVAIHLGALRTLMDILAQESERSQIVVTTHSADIVDSIDVESLRVVWGENGQSHVGVVAPHTVATVRSGLVTPGELLRSDALDVDAL; from the coding sequence ATGAGCATCGCTGACGTCTCCGCTGAGGAGCAAGTCGAGTCCGGCCGGACGATTCCAGTCAGATTCACCGCTTTGGAGTTGACCAACTTCTTGTCCTACAAGCACGCTCGACTTGAACTCGCCGACTTGATCGCGCTAGTCGGGCCGAACGCGAGCGGGAAATCTAATCTCGTTGCGGCGATCAAGCTTCTTCGTGAAATCCCCATCCACGGCTTGCCCGTCGCTCTGGCGCGTCGCGGCGGCTTCGATCAGCTTCGCCATAGGAGTTCCGGCCACCCGTACGACCCAAGCTTGCGGATCGAGTTTCACACCATCGGAAGCGACCGAGAATCGTTCTACGAGATCAAGCTGGGCGCAGTAAATCCCAGGTCGTACCGCGTCAAGTCTGAGGTCGCACAAGTATGGATCGGCGATCGAAGATTCAGCCTCTCAAGCGACGGCAGCAAGGTGACCTCTGAAGAACCAGATGAGGAGTCGAAGAGTGGGATTCGTCGTCACACCTTCCCCGTGCCGCCCGGGCAGAGCGCGATGTCAGCGTCCGGCGGATTCGCAGGATTCATCGTAAGTCAGGTCTTGCAGACGATGCAGACCGTGGAGATAAACCCGGCGATGGTGGCGGACCTACAGTTGCCGTCGTCCCAGCGCGACTTCGAGCCGGACGGATCGAATGCGACAAGTCTTTTCGAGCTGCTGAGCCCCGAGAGTCGTGCTGAGTTAATCGACGAATTGAGCGCGCTCGTGCCAGGCATCGTTCGTGTTGAGATTCAGCGGTTGGCCGATCGGCAGACTTTCCGATTCACGCAAAGTCAGGAGAGCGGAAATCGGGCGTTCTACGCGAAGCAGATGTCGGACGGCACTTTGCGTGCGTTCAGCATCTTGCTCGCTATGAAGCAGCCCGCTCGCCCGAACCTCCTCGTGATTGAAGAACCGGAGGTAGCAATCCACCTGGGCGCGCTTCGCACCTTGATGGACATCCTGGCGCAGGAGTCGGAGCGCTCTCAGATAGTCGTCACGACACACAGCGCCGACATCGTGGACTCGATTGACGTCGAGTCGCTCCGGGTTGTCTGGGGGGAGAATGGTCAATCGCATGTCGGCGTCGTCGCGCCCCACACCGTCGCGACGGTGCGTTCCGGACTAGTAACGCCCGGCGAGCTACTCCGGTCAGACGCGCTTGACGTGGACGCGCTTTGA
- a CDS encoding tyrosine-type recombinase/integrase yields MAHRVALGADAPGPLTLKGLRHTHATLLMEAGVNPKIVQERLGHADISMTMDIYSHVTPTMQRGAVDTLRGLMAGAGG; encoded by the coding sequence GTGGCGCACCGTGTCGCGCTCGGGGCGGATGCCCCCGGCCCGCTCACGCTGAAGGGACTACGTCACACGCATGCGACGCTTCTCATGGAAGCGGGCGTGAATCCGAAGATCGTTCAGGAACGCCTCGGACACGCCGATATTTCCATGACGATGGACATTTACAGCCACGTGACGCCGACGATGCAGAGGGGCGCCGTGGACACGCTCCGCGGTCTCATGGCGGGCGCGGGCGGCTGA
- a CDS encoding GAF and ANTAR domain-containing protein: MAKKSRDARLSAAFVKLADTLVDDYDVVDLLDTLVQQCTLLVDSEAGGLLIADTDGWLQLIASTNEEAEFVEIIQLNAGEGPCVEAYTTGKGVTIADISQEDRWSAFCDAATRHGFQSMHAFPLRLRGQTIGAMGLFSVATGELSEPDLAIAQALADVATIGILQERSLRDSTLVAEQLQRALDSRVIIEQAKGVIAAQTGADMHASFTILRDYARHNQLKLSVVAEQVAERTLNLPTSSRVATE, translated from the coding sequence ATGGCTAAGAAATCGCGGGATGCCCGACTCAGCGCCGCATTTGTGAAGCTTGCGGACACGTTGGTCGACGACTACGACGTGGTCGACCTGCTCGACACGCTGGTGCAACAGTGCACCCTCCTGGTCGATTCCGAGGCAGGGGGGTTGCTGATCGCCGACACGGATGGGTGGTTACAGCTGATCGCCTCCACCAATGAAGAGGCCGAGTTCGTGGAAATCATTCAGCTGAACGCCGGCGAGGGACCGTGCGTGGAGGCATACACGACCGGCAAGGGCGTGACGATCGCGGACATCTCTCAGGAAGACCGGTGGTCGGCGTTCTGTGACGCGGCGACCAGGCACGGCTTCCAGTCGATGCACGCATTCCCGTTGCGGTTACGCGGTCAAACGATCGGCGCGATGGGCCTTTTCAGCGTCGCCACCGGCGAGCTCAGCGAGCCGGATCTCGCGATCGCCCAGGCTCTCGCCGATGTCGCCACCATTGGCATCCTCCAAGAACGTTCCCTCCGCGACTCCACACTGGTCGCTGAGCAACTACAGCGCGCCCTGGACAGCAGGGTCATCATTGAGCAAGCCAAGGGCGTTATCGCCGCGCAAACCGGCGCTGACATGCACGCCTCGTTCACCATCCTCCGCGACTACGCCCGCCACAACCAACTCAAACTCAGCGTCGTCGCCGAGCAAGTCGCCGAACGCACCCTCAACCTCCCAACGAGCAGTCGCGTCGCAACCGAGTAG